The window GAGGAGCAGGCACAATCCGTGTCCGGGCAAGGGCAGATCAGGCTGGCGGCTGAGGGAGGGACCCTCATGAAGGTTGAACAGGCCGGTGTATACCGGCTATTCGCCCGCGTGATGTCCCCAGACACTGAGCTGGCGCAGAGCGCCTGCAACGTGACCCTTAACGGCCAGGTGCTGACAACCGTTCAAACGAACGGGACGGATGGCAATTGGATTCAGCTGAAGCTGGTTAAGGCTGAGCTGGAAGCAGGCCTGTATGAAATGAAGTTCGAGCATATTAAGCCGGGCATGCAGATTGAATGGATTGAATTCAAGCAGGTGTAGGTTAGGCCGCAAATGATATTATAAGACAAGCTCCAAGACACCCTGGCCTCGTCCCGGATGTCTTGGGGCTTTTCTGTTGAATTCATAAGATAAAGCAACAATCCGCCTCCAGTTTCGTCTTAATGATATGGCGGCCGTACTCTGACATTTGACTATAACTCTAAGGGAGCTGAGAGCAGATATGAGAAAAGCAATGCTTTTGACGATATTCGTATGCGGTTTGGCACTTGCCGGCTGCAGTAATAGCACGGATACCAATAACGGTTCTGCCGAATCAAGCCAAGCTGTGCAAGAGACTGCAGCACCAGCGTCTACGGCACCGGCAACTGCCGCGCCTGATAATGACCAGCCAGAGGCAACTACACTACAAACAACTGCTCCCGCGGCTTCTCCAGCTGCCGGACAGCCATCGGCTGTTTCCGGTACACAGCAGGAGTATATCGCTAAGCTGGATGCTGTAGAAGCCGGACTCAAGGATCTGCAAAGCTTATATGATTCCGGGGTAACAGCATCCATGAGGGAGGCTGCGGATGAAGAGTACCAACGGTGGGATAAGGCATTAAATGAAATTTATAATGTGCTTAAGCAGCAGCTGTCTGCGAGCGAAATGGCAGAATTGAAAGAGAAGCAGCTGGACTGGATCACCTACAGGGACGAAACAGCTAAGAAAGCGTCATTAGAGTTTGAAGGCGGCACCATGGAGCCGCTGGAATACACAGCTGTGCTGGGAAGTGTCACGAAGGACAGGTGCTACGAGCTGGTCAAGTTGTATATGAAGTAAGACAAAAGATAAACAACATGTAGAAGACAGTGAGGCTTGAGATTTAGTTCTTTAAGAAATCCGATTATTACATATCGGGTTTCTTTTATGTTCTCCATTAATTAGACTTGCATTTTTGTTAAATTTTGGAAATATAACCGATATATCAATAATGGATAACAGAAATAAAATTGAAAGGATAAACCATAATGGATGCTGACAACCGTCCGGTACATAATGAAATAATAGTGACACAAAGAGACGTAGATAATATTTTATTGTTTATCGGTTATATAATATTTGTCCTTATTGTGCTTCGCTATTTTGGCTTTGTCTCCCTGATATTGCTTAATGTATTGACTATATGGTATCTAAATAGGGTAAGAATGTTTGATAGAGTTGGATTGTTGCAACCGGTATTGTTAGGAGTTGTTATACAAAGTGCGTTTCCTTTCTTGATAGGTTTAAACTCTATCGATTACCTTATGATTGTCATAAAAATCTTTGCTTCATATGATGTGGAAGAGAATGTTCTCTATGTCATCCTAGCAGCCTTATATATGTTAATTACAGTGATTATCATTATATTCAACCATATTATCTTAAAAAAACATGTGAAATATAAGGAGAATTTAGGGCCTGCATTAGAAATAGGCAAACTTGTTATTTGGGAGAGTGGTCTTTTATTTAGTATTTTCATAATCACTGACGGGATAGAAGATGCTCACATTAAAGTTTCCTATTTGTTACTCCTTGCACCAATTATCCTGTGCAATCATGGGTTTAAATATGGGATTGAATTGGATAAGGTACGTGAATCTAAAGGGGGAATTTAATAGCTAAATATTTAAAGATATACCAGGAATTATTATGCGGGTAAAATTTAAGATAAAAGTAGATAAACAAGGACTGTTCCAAACCGCCGGTGTCATGGCGAACGGAACAGTCCTTTTGATGTTATTTGCCCATGAGTCCCTTAAGCCCCTCCATAAACGGGCGGATCTGCTTGATCATGCCGTAGCCCATCTTCACGACAGGCATTGCCCGCTGAATCATCCCGAAGAAGCGCAGCCCGCCGCCCATGATGCCGCCCAGGCCCGCGCCCCCGGCTCCTCCGGCTCCGCCAGCCCCGCCCAAGCCGCCAAACAGCGGCCCCAGAAGCGGCATAAACGCGGACACTTCCGCCCGCTCTGTTCTTCCCGATTTGGAACGGGAGCGCGGTACGGCGGAGAGGATCACAGCCTCCTTTTCACAGCCGGTTATCCATCCTACGTACGTCTGACCGTTTTGCAGCGTAATGCAGACCTTGCGGCCTTTCAGCTGTTTGGCCTGCTTACGGACTTTTGCTGAATTTCCCATCAAGGATCACCTCGCCTTCCTATTTACTTCTATAGTACACAGGGAATTGCAGACGGCTTGTGCTATCCGGACTAAAAAAATTGATCCGGTCTGTTCACAATTAACAGTTGAGAAATAAGCGCAGGATAGGGTAGTATATCAGTATACTATTTATATTTATGAATTGATTTATATTTATGTTAAATAAATGACAGGGAGAGACCATAATGACGAATTTCCGCGATCAGATCATTGCCCATTACAAGTTTGAGGATGCAGCACATACCGGTAAAGACAGCTCCGGCCAGGGGCGGGACGGAGCGGCTTACGGCCAAGTGGCACCAGCAGTCTCTGAGGTAAACGGCCGGATGGCTGTAACGTTTGCGGGAGGGGCCAGCGGTACTTCCTACGTCCAGCTTCCTGCTGATCTGCTTAAGGATGTAAGCGACAACACGGGCGTAACGGTAGCGGCGTGGGTCCACTTCGGCAAGGGCGCGAATGTCTGGGAGCGTATATTTGACTTTGGTAAGGGGGAAGCGGGACCTTATCTGTTCCTGACCCGCAACCTGCGCGGGACGCTGTCGGCCGGAGGCGATCTGGTTGTCGATCCGGGCAGAGGATTTGCCGGCGGCGAGTGGATGCATATCGCATTGTCGGTACTCGGAACCCAAGGCGGTACCTTAAGCAGCGCGGGTCCGGTAGTGTATGTGAACGGGGAAGCGGTGGCCGACGGCTCGATCAGCCAGACTTCCAGCGGCAACTACGCCCAGCTGCGCAGATGGTTCGAGTCGTTTACGGATGCGGATAACTATAGCCGGAACTTTATCGGCCGTTCGCAATATGAGGCCGATGCCGATTTTGCCGGATCGCTCTCCGATCTGCGGATTTATAAGGCCGGGCTGTCAATGGACGAGGTGATTGAAGTGATGTGCGAGTCTTTGAGTGATGAAGAGATCGTGAAGCTGGCCAGAGATAAGTATCTGTCGTTCCCGACCTCGATTGTTACGAAGGACCTGACTTTGCCGTCAGCGCTGATGGGCGGAAAAGTGAACGTAACCTGGTCATCGAGCCAGCCAACTGTGCTGTCCAATCAGGGTCAGATTCAGCAGATAGACGCGGCGCAGGCCGTAACGATTACCGCTGTGCTAAGCAGAGGTGCAGTTTCGATTGAG of the Paenibacillus pedocola genome contains:
- a CDS encoding lysozyme inhibitor LprI family protein gives rise to the protein MRKAMLLTIFVCGLALAGCSNSTDTNNGSAESSQAVQETAAPASTAPATAAPDNDQPEATTLQTTAPAASPAAGQPSAVSGTQQEYIAKLDAVEAGLKDLQSLYDSGVTASMREAADEEYQRWDKALNEIYNVLKQQLSASEMAELKEKQLDWITYRDETAKKASLEFEGGTMEPLEYTAVLGSVTKDRCYELVKLYMK